DNA from Myxococcaceae bacterium JPH2:
TTGGAGCGGCCCGTGGTGCCAGACGTGTAGCCCAGCACCGCGAGGTCCTCCGCGCGCGGTAATGACAGCGCGGCCTGGGACGCTTCGCCTTCCTGGAGCAGCAGGGTGAAGGGCAGCTCTGTCAGCGATGCGGGCAGCGCGATGGCGGGCGGCTCCACGGTGATGAGCCATTGCAGGGCGGGGAGTTGCTCGCGCAGCGGCACGAGCTCCGCGGCGCCCGAGGTGCCCGTGACGCACGCGCGCACCTCCGCGTCCGCGAGGATGTGGGCCAGCTCCACCTGACGGTACGCGGTGTTGACGAGCACCACGACTCCGCTCGCGGCCTGCACGCCCAGGTAGGCGATGACGAACGCGGCGCTGTTCTCCAGGAAGAGGGCCACGCGCTCGCCGGGCTGGAGGCCGCGATGCTTCAGTCCGCGCGCGAACCGCGTGACGCTCTGCGCCAGCTCGCCGCGTGTGAAGGATTCCTGCTCGAAGGTCAGCAGCGGGCGCTGCGGCTCGGCGCGAGCGAGGTCGAGGAAGACTTCGAGCAGGGAGGAGGACATGTCGCGGCGCCTCGGGGACAGAGAGGGATGCCTGACTCATCGCACGCGAGGGGGCTTGCGTGAAGGGTTGGTTTGTAGACGAAACTCGCCTTTGGGGGCCGGCATTACGCGAGGTGTGGAATGCGACAGCGTCGCCGCCCGTGGCTTGGAGTGTGGGTCGTCTCGTTGTGGTGCTGGGGGTGTTCTTCCTCCAGTCCCGCGTCTCCGCCCGACTCGGGCACGGTCGTGCCGGAGTGGGATGGCACGGCGGTCCCTCTGGAGGAAATCGGAGACCCGGTGGATGCGGGCACCCCGAGCGCGTGCCGGGTCCTCAAGGATGCGGGCGCGGGTGTCGCGTGCGGTGACTTCGCCACCTTCGACTTGTCGGGGTGCAATCGCGCGACGCTCTCGCGGGTGTCGGAGACGGGCGTCTTCTATGGCTCGGTCGGCGCCTTGGCCTTTCAAGGCGACGCGGGCGCCTTCGTGGATGGGTTCCCCGCGGACAAGGCGCTGCGCGATGCCACCACCCTGTACGCGGCCGCGGATTACAACGTGCCCACCAGCACCCGCCGGATCCGCATGGCCATCGCGGCCTGCGAGGCCCCGACGCCGGACCTGGTGAAGAGCTGCAAGGCCATCTGCGTCAACGGGAAGTTCTCGGGCTGGGACTTTGGAGACCTCAACCAGGTGGGCGCGCCCGGGGGGCAGCCCGAGTCCTCCGGTGGGCTCCAGCTCGCCTCCGAGTCCTTCGTCACGCAGGGCGAGCCCGTGGATGTCTATGTCACCCACGACCATGCCTACGTCGTGTCCATTGATTCGCCCCGGGGAGGCGGTGGCCTCACCGTCTTCGACGTGCGCGACCGCGCCCACCCCGTGCTCAAGAAGGTCCTCCACATGGAGGGGGACAGCTACTGGAACGCGGCCTGGTCCAAGGGCGACACGCTGTACGTCGCGAGCAAGGCCCGCGGCGTGCTCCTCTTCGACATCCACCAGCCGGGTGATCCGCAGTTCCTGCGCGCCCTGCCCAATGGAGAGGCCATCAACGTCCACACGATGTTCGTGGATGGGGACATCCTCTACGCGATGGCGTTGGGGCCCGTGGCGAGCACGCTCATCTTCGACATCTCCAAGCCGTCCGAGCCCGTGCTCCTCCAGCGCTATGTCACGCCGACGGGACCGGATGCGTGGCCCGTCACCTATACACATGACGCGTTCGCCTATCAGGGGCGCCTCTACGTCAATCAGCAGGGGGAAGGATACGTCGTCGTGGATGTCACGGACCCCAGCGCACCGCGCAAGCTGGGCGCGTATCGATTCCCGGATACGTTCACGCACGCCAGCGCGGTGGGCACCTTCGCGGGCCGCACCATCGCGTTCGAGGGCGGCGAGAACTACGGCGCGCATCTGCGCGTGCTGGACGTCACGGACCCGGCGAACATCGTGAAGATTGGCGAGTACGGCCTGGGCACGTACTCCATCCACAACATGCTGCTGCGCGGCAAACGGCTCTACATCGCCTACTACCAGATGGGCCTGCGGGTGTTGGATGTCTCCAATCCCACCCGTCCACGGGAAGTCGCCCACTACGCCACGTACCGGGATACGGACCCCTACAGGTGGGGCGACATCTTCGAGGGCTCCATCGGCATCCGCATCCCGGGTGATGGCTTTGTCTACCTGGTGGATACCTCGCGCGGCCTGCTCATCCTCAATGAGTTGTGAACTGACGCTGTAGGCCAGAGGGGCGATGCCCCGTGAGACATCGCTGAGATGTCTCACGAGGGCTTGCGGGAAGCGCGCGGCTGTGGTCGAAATCTCGTCTTGAAGGGGCCGGCCATTGCGAGAGGTGTCCGATGCATCTGCGTCGCCGTCCATGGCTTCATCTGTTGGCTGTTTCCCTTCTGAGCTGGGGGTGCTCCTCCAAGCCCACGACACCTCCAGACCCCGAGACACCCACGCCCGAGTGGGATGGCACCGCGGTGCCGCTGGAGGAGCTGGGCGATGTGATTGACGCGGGCACCCCGAGCGCATGCAACGCGCTCGCGGACGCGGGCCCGGGCATCGAGTGTGGTGACCTCGCCGCCTTCGACCTCTCGGGGTGCAACCGCGCTTCGCTCGCGCAACTGCCGCCCACGGGCATCTTCCAGGGAGGCATTGGCTCGCTGGCCATGCAGGGGGACGCGGGCACCTACGTGGGCGGAATCCGAGGGGAGCTGATTCGCGACGCGACCACCGTGCACGCGTCCATGCGCTACACCACGAAGCGCAACTTCCACTTCCGCTCGGTGATCGCCGCCTGCGAGGCGCCGAACCCCGACCTCATCAAGGTCTGCGCCGCCACGTGCCGCGACGGCAAGCTCCTGTACGTGGAGCGCGGCGACCTCAATCGCATCGGCAAGGTCGACGACCAGCCCGTGTCCGTGGGCGGCATCCAGCTCGCCTCCGAGTCCTATGTCGCGATGGGTGAGCCCGTGGATGTCTATGTCACCCACGACCACGCCTATGTCGTCTCCATCGATGGCCTGGAGGGGACGGGTGGGCTCACCGTCTTCGACGTCCACGACCGGGCCCATCCTGTCTTCAAGAAGCAGATCCGGATGGACGGCGACAGCTACTGGAACGCGGTCTGGGCCACGGGCGACACGCTGTACGTCGGGAGCAACTCGCACGGCGTGCTCGTCTATGACATCCGCGACCCGGCCAATCCGCAGTACCTGAGGGCCGTCGGCGGCGAGCCGACCAACGTGCACACGTTCTTCGTGGACGGGAACGTCCTCTACGCGATGTCACCGATGCCCGCGCCGAGCGTGTTCGTGTTCGACATCCGCACGCCCAACGAACCGGTGCTGCTCCAGAAGATTGTCATCCCGCTGTCGCCGACGGCGTATCCGACCGCGTATCCGCACGACGCGTTCGCGTACCAGGGGCGCCTCTACGTCAATAACATCCTGGATGGGTACGTCATCCTGGATGTCACGAACCCGAGCGTGTCGAAGGAGCTGGGGGCGTACCGCTACGAGGGCAGCCTGTCGCACGCGAACGCCGTGGGCACCTTCGCGGGCCGCACCATCGCGTTCGAGGGTGGGGAAGGCATTGCCGCGCACCTGCGCATGCTGGACGTCACGGACCCCGCGCACATCGTGAAGATTGGCGAGTATCAGCTGGGGAACTCGTCCATCCACAACATGATCCTCCGAGACAAGCGGCTCTACGTCGCCTACTACCAGGAGGGCGTGCGCGTGCTGGACGTCTCCAATCCCACCCAGCCCAAGGAGATTGCCCGCTACGCCACGTATCGGGACACGGACCCGTTCCGAGTCGGGAACTTCGTCGAGGGCGCCATCGGCATGCGCGTGCCGGGGGATGGCTTTGTCTACGTCGTGGACACCTCGCGCGGACTGCTCATCTTCAACGAGCTGTAAGTGCTCCAGGGCGAGCCGCGTGAAACGCCGCGCCGGCTCGCCCGTTCCATGGCCTGTCTTGCGTTGAGCGGATCGCGTGCAGCATTTGGTGCAGATGGCGGAAAAGCCCAGGTGCACGAGTTGATTTGTTTTTCGGGGGGCCGCATTTCGCGCCCCCATGAACACATCCGAAAGTGGTTGGACTGGCTACGAGGCGTTGCTCTGCGCCTTCAAGGCCTGGGGCATCACCACCTGTACCGGCGTCACGGGCGGAGTGTTCCTGCTTGATGAACCCTCGACGATCGTCCCGCTGATCATCCCATGGCGCCGGACCAGGAACGGGTGCGCCACTTCGTGGAGACGTTCCGGGACGCCGTGGACGACGGGCGCCGGGTCGTCATCCTGGCGGGAGAGGAGCTGGCGCGGGTCCCTCGGGCGGGGCCCCTCACCACCCGCTTGTGCGAGCTGTTGGGCGCACCCATCGTCTGGAGCATCAACGGCGCCAACGGCGTCGAGCGCCAGAACCCCATGGGCCATGGCTACATCTCCTTTGGCGGGAATGACGCTGCCCTGTCGCTCTGGTCGAGTCTGGGCGAGGAGGACATCCTGCTCGTGCTCGGCGCGTGCCCGGACGAGTACACCGTCAACCTCCAGAGCTACAACGCGGGGAAGACCTTCGTCATCACCGCCCTCGAGGAGGGCTATGGCCAGACGAACGGCAGCTTCGCGCACCGCGCGCGCCACGCGTTCCACCAATGGGTGACCCCGCTCGACAGCGCGCTGCACGCGCTCATCGAGCACCTGTCGGTCCGCCCTCCGCGCACCCTGCGCGTCCAGCCGGTCCCGCTGAATCTCAACGACACTCCGAAGGCCCCACCCCGTTCCGGCCATGTGGACATGCGCCAGTTCTTCTCGCGCTTGGACGCGCTGTGGGCCCCCGGGACCATTGGCTTCGATGATGTGTGTCTTTCCTACAAGGATCGTCAGTACGTCACCCAGCGTCCCCATCCGAACGCGCGCTTCTTCTCCCTCTACCGGGGCTCGGCGATGGGCAACGTCTTGGGGCTCTGCATCGGCGCACGGCAGGCCAGCCCGGAGGGACACGTCGTGGGCTTCACGGGCGATGGTTGCTTCCGCCTCTTCGCGGGGTGTCTCTCCGAGGCCAGCACCCTGGACGTGCTGCTCTTCGTGCTCGACAACGGCAACTACGGAATCGTCGAGCAGGTCCTGCCCGTCACGCATCCGGGGCTCGAATCCCATCGCCACCACACCGCGCTGACACACATGGACTCCGGAGCGGTCGCGCGCGCCTGCGGCTGGATGGCGTTCGACCTGCATCCGGACCTGACGAACCTGGACGCCATCATGGCGTTCCATCGCGCCCGCCCAGGTCAGTCCGTCCTGGTGACGGTCCGCGTCGACACCGAACAGGTCCTCGGCCCCAACCCTCGCGCCGCCAATCTCTGACCATGAACGCATCTCTTCCGCAGCCTCGCCTCACGAAGCCCTTCCCAGAAGTCATGCCCCTGCTCGAGCTGCTCGATACCACCTATCAACGCGTGCGGGGCTCCCCGCTGGGGCGTGGTGTCTATCCACCTGCCCTGGAGCAGGCCCCCGTGAGGGAGCGTCTGGAATGGCTCCACACCCAGGCGCCCTTCATGCTCCTGGCGCAGGACACCCAGCCCGACCCCGTCTACTTCTATTCCAACGCCACCGCCTCCGAGCGCTTCGGCTACTCCGCCGAGGAGTTCCTCGTCACGCCCGCGCGACTCAGCGCTCCTCCGGAGGGACGAGAGGAGCGCGCCGCGCTCATCCAGCGGACCTACGCGCATGGGATTGACGTGGGTTACTCGGGCATCCGCGTCACGAAGTTTGGACAGCGCTTCCGCATCCATGACGTGGAGCTTTGGTTGGTTCACGCCGCCG
Protein-coding regions in this window:
- a CDS encoding MEKHLA domain-containing protein, with amino-acid sequence MPLLELLDTTYQRVRGSPLGRGVYPPALEQAPVRERLEWLHTQAPFMLLAQDTQPDPVYFYSNATASERFGYSAEEFLVTPARLSAPPEGREERAALIQRTYAHGIDVGYSGIRVTKFGQRFRIHDVELWLVHAAAGLCIGLGALVWTSPI